In Palaemon carinicauda isolate YSFRI2023 chromosome 14, ASM3689809v2, whole genome shotgun sequence, the following proteins share a genomic window:
- the LOC137652968 gene encoding uncharacterized protein, protein MSSETSAIKGSCFCKGIQYEVLSGTAQWITCYCSMCRKMIGADFGTFFAVPKSKLQMKAKETLKSYRSSKDAVRSFCSTCGCSVMMESDFETNTIWFNPGTLDHEIPVIKPSQIFTEDKAFWMDIMREAPHSGDISNWEVDCAKDL, encoded by the coding sequence ATGAGTTCAGAAACATCTGCCATCAAAGGTTCCTGCTTCTGCAAGGGTATTCAGTATGAAGTCTTATCTGGAACTGCCCAGTGGATCACCTGCTACTGTTCTATGTGCAGAAAGATGATTGGTGCTGACTTTGGCACTTTCTTTGCTGTTCCAAAGTCAAAGCTACAAATGAAGGCCAAGGAAACACTGAAGTCTTACAGGAGCTCGAAAGACGCCGTGAGGTCCTTTTGCAGCACCTGTGGTTGTTCCGTGATGATGGAGTCCGACTTTGAAACTAACACCATATGGTTCAATCCTGGAACACTAGACCATGAGATCCCAGTCATAAAACCATCTCAAATATTTACAGAGGATAAAGCCTTCTGGATGGATATAATGAGAGAGGCTCCCCATTCTGGAGATATCTCCAACTGGGAAGTCGATTGTGCCAAAGATTTGTAG